A segment of the Patescibacteria group bacterium genome:
GTAGCTGTTTGATTTTTTTTCTGAGTATCTGTTGGAGATACTGTTGGTGATGTAGTAACAAGTGCTGGCTTCGCCACAGTTACAGAACCTACAGACATACTTGTATCCTTAGTTGTAATTAAGTTTCCAGAATTATCTCTAACAACAAAAGTAATTGCGTATGGCCCAGAACCTTTCCAATTCCATGTAGATACATCTACAGAAGCTTCTTTGTGGTCACCCACGTTGTTCATTACTGTTTCTCCACCATTATCAACCTTCCAAGACATTTTGTAACTATCTGGAGTTGAATTATCAAGCTTTGCACTGAAGACAGTAACACCACCTACGGTTGAACCTGAAGTTGGAGCAATAACACTCACGGTTGAATATATTGCTGGAGGCGTGGTTGTTTGTGGTTGCTGAGTAGGAGCAGGTGCCTGAGCAGATGCTACAGGAACTCCTGCTGCTTGTAGCAATGCACTACCTACTGATGCAGATAATGTTGATGACGCTGCTTCTATTTGTACTGGGCCTTGTGGTGCATCAGGAGTACTGATTTCAATACTTGTTTCACCAAGTGAATTATTATTTTTATCTAATGCTTTAAAGGTAATCTTGTATGGACCAGATCCTCGCCATGTCCATGACTTAAGATCTACCACAGCCTCCTTATGAGGATGATCTGTGTATGAATCATACATAGAATTCATCTGACCGTTATCTACTGACCAAGACATAGTGTAATCAGAAACATTTTTGTCCTGTACCATTGCCTTGAATGTTTGTGTATCACCTATCTTTGCCCCCTGAGTTGGCCACCAAAGATTAATGTTACCATCTGCGTTTACTCCCGTAGTAACAGTATGAGGGAGTATGTCAGATTTGTTTAACCACTCAAACGCATACACACCACCCAACCAAAGAACTGTTATTAAGAGAAGTTTTGAAGATAAAGAAAGTGCTTTTTTTAGAGACCTATTGTATATCATTACGTAGCAAACTAACTAATAAACCAACATAGTTGATCCTAATAGAGTGACCTTTTTTGACAAGGGGTGTTGTTGGGTACGCTTATATAGAGCCATATCGAAAAAGCCAGACAATACAATTGTCCAGCTGAGCAAATCCTTGAGGCTGCTTTTTAATGGGATCTTAATCTTGCACTTTCTGTACTGCTGACTTCTTTGGTTTTAGGAGAAATTCGTACACTACAGGTAAAACAGACACTAAAATTATGCCTATAATGATGTAGGTAAGGTAA
Coding sequences within it:
- a CDS encoding glycoside hydrolase family 6 protein; translation: MIYNRSLKKALSLSSKLLLITVLWLGGVYAFEWLNKSDILPHTVTTGVNADGNINLWWPTQGAKIGDTQTFKAMVQDKNVSDYTMSWSVDNGQMNSMYDSYTDHPHKEAVVDLKSWTWRGSGPYKITFKALDKNNNSLGETSIEISTPDAPQGPVQIEAASSTLSASVGSALLQAAGVPVASAQAPAPTQQPQTTTPPAIYSTVSVIAPTSGSTVGGVTVFSAKLDNSTPDSYKMSWKVDNGGETVMNNVGDHKEASVDVSTWNWKGSGPYAITFVVRDNSGNLITTKDTSMSVGSVTVAKPALVTTSPTVSPTDTQKKNQTATVVNTITQAVTAPVQAIAGNPISGQKLYVNPNNEASQVIKQWQNSRPADAEQLKKIANGASVTWLGGWNWDITRDVQNAIKDAQAQGAMPVFVAYNIPGRDCGQYSAGGVGSADEYRNWIRKIADAIGGNKAAMIIEPDGTTLTDCLGSRTAERFSLIKDAVSTFKSKGNISVYIDAGHPGWITPDDMANRLKQAGIAQADGFALNTSNFVDTQKNIAYGTQVSDKVGGKHFVIDTGRNGLGSAPNNEWCNPWGRALGAKPTTNTGYPLVDAFLWVKGPGGSDGNCNGGPNAGEWWPEYALDIAKRSAY